The following proteins are encoded in a genomic region of Nonomuraea muscovyensis:
- the aspS gene encoding aspartate--tRNA ligase, translating into MIRTHTAGSLRKEHAGQQVTLAGWVARRRDHGGVVFIDLRDASGSAQVVFREEDHAHDLRAEYCVKVVGEVRVRPEGNENPDLPTGAIEVVAEQVEVLSESAPLPFPIEGNVGVSEEARLKYRYLDIRRQQVAHAMRVRSKATYLANETMNELGFVYVDTPTLTRSTPEGARDFLVPVRLQPGNWYALPQSPQLFKQLLQVAGLERYYQLAKCYRDEDLRADRQPEFTQIDLEMSFVDQEDVIAVGEKLVGRLWREILGYEIPMPLPRMTYAEAMARYGSDKPDLRFGQELVEMTGYFAGTSFRVFQADYVGAVVMPGGASQTRKELDGWQEWARSRGAKGLAYVLVQPDGTLGGPVAKNLSEQELAGLAEAVKAAPGDAVFFAAGGRSAARDLLGAARLEIGRRCGLIDESQWSFLWVVDAPMFEEDGEGGWTAVHHPFTGPKPEWADTFQDNPGEALAYAYDMVCNGMEIGGGSIRIHRAEMQQRVFDVLGISKEEAESKFGFLLEAFKYGPPPHGGIAYGWDRICMLLSGGESIRDVIAFPKTASGFDPLTAAPTPITAEQRKEAGVDAQPKE; encoded by the coding sequence GTGATTCGCACGCATACGGCCGGGTCGCTCCGTAAGGAGCACGCCGGGCAGCAGGTGACGCTCGCGGGATGGGTGGCACGGCGCCGTGACCACGGTGGTGTCGTCTTCATCGACCTGCGCGACGCCTCCGGCTCGGCGCAGGTGGTCTTCCGCGAGGAGGACCACGCCCACGACCTGCGCGCCGAATACTGCGTGAAGGTCGTCGGCGAGGTGCGGGTGCGCCCCGAGGGCAACGAGAACCCCGACCTGCCCACCGGCGCCATCGAGGTGGTCGCCGAGCAGGTCGAGGTGCTCAGCGAGTCGGCGCCGCTGCCGTTCCCGATCGAGGGCAACGTCGGCGTCTCCGAGGAGGCCCGGCTCAAGTACCGCTACCTCGACATCCGCCGCCAGCAGGTGGCCCACGCGATGCGCGTCCGCTCCAAGGCCACCTACCTGGCCAACGAGACGATGAACGAACTGGGCTTCGTCTACGTCGACACGCCGACGCTGACCCGCTCCACGCCCGAGGGAGCCCGTGACTTCCTCGTGCCGGTGCGGCTGCAGCCGGGCAACTGGTACGCGCTGCCCCAGTCGCCGCAGCTGTTCAAGCAGCTCCTGCAGGTGGCCGGCCTGGAGCGCTACTACCAGCTCGCCAAGTGCTACCGCGACGAGGACCTGCGGGCCGACCGGCAGCCGGAGTTCACCCAGATCGACCTCGAGATGTCCTTCGTCGACCAGGAGGACGTCATCGCGGTCGGCGAGAAGCTCGTCGGCCGGCTCTGGCGCGAGATCCTCGGCTACGAGATCCCGATGCCGCTGCCGCGCATGACCTACGCCGAGGCGATGGCCCGCTACGGATCCGACAAGCCCGACCTGCGCTTCGGTCAGGAGCTCGTCGAGATGACCGGCTACTTCGCCGGCACCTCGTTCCGCGTCTTCCAGGCCGACTACGTGGGCGCGGTCGTCATGCCGGGCGGGGCGTCGCAGACCCGCAAGGAGCTTGACGGCTGGCAGGAGTGGGCCCGCTCGCGCGGCGCCAAGGGCCTGGCCTACGTGCTCGTGCAGCCCGACGGCACGCTCGGCGGCCCCGTCGCCAAGAACCTGTCGGAGCAGGAGCTGGCCGGCCTGGCCGAGGCCGTCAAGGCCGCGCCGGGCGACGCCGTCTTCTTCGCCGCCGGGGGCCGCAGCGCCGCCCGCGACCTGCTGGGCGCCGCCCGGCTGGAGATCGGCCGCCGCTGCGGGCTCATCGACGAGTCGCAGTGGTCGTTCCTGTGGGTGGTCGACGCGCCCATGTTCGAGGAGGACGGGGAAGGCGGCTGGACGGCCGTGCACCACCCGTTCACCGGCCCCAAGCCCGAATGGGCCGACACCTTCCAGGACAACCCGGGCGAGGCGCTGGCCTACGCCTACGACATGGTCTGCAACGGCATGGAGATCGGCGGCGGTTCCATCCGTATCCACCGGGCCGAGATGCAGCAACGCGTCTTCGACGTGCTCGGCATCTCCAAGGAGGAGGCCGAGAGCAAGTTCGGCTTCCTGCTGGAGGCGTTCAAGTACGGCCCGCCCCCGCACGGCGGCATCGCCTACGGCTGGGACCGCATCTGCATGCTGTTGTCCGGCGGCGAGTCCATCCGCGACGTCATCGCCTTCCCGAAGACGGCCTCCGGCTTCGACCCGCTGACCGCCGCGCCGACGCCGATCACGGCTGAGCAGCGCAAGGAGGCGGGCGTCGACGCCCAGCCCAAGGAGTAG
- the hisS gene encoding histidine--tRNA ligase produces the protein MSFQAPKGTFDWLPPSSEQVLAVREALVAPVRRAGYGYIETPVFEDTQLFARGVGESTDIVSKEMYTFPDKAGRSLTLRPESTASVLRAVLQHGLHNGQLPVKLWYSGSQFRYERAQKGRYRHFWQVGAEALGAEDPALDAELIVLGVQGFAALGLTGVRLLLNSLGDRACRPAYRAALQEFLRGLDLDADTRARIDINPLRVLDDKRPEVQAQLAGAPLVVDHLCAACKAYHEEVRSLLTEAGVAFEDDPRLVRGLDYYTRTTFEFVHDGLGSQSAVGGGGRYDGLSEMLGGPPLPSVGWALGVDRTYLAMEAEGLLAGDATGRLQVYGVPLGDDARRRMFLLVDELRRAGVSADMAFGGKGLKGAMKGAGRSGARFALILGERDLAAQAVQLKDLTTAEQTEVPLAQVVDVLKGKVQ, from the coding sequence ATGAGTTTCCAAGCGCCAAAGGGCACCTTCGACTGGCTGCCGCCCAGCTCCGAGCAGGTCCTCGCCGTCCGCGAGGCCCTCGTCGCCCCGGTACGGCGAGCGGGCTACGGCTACATCGAGACGCCCGTCTTCGAGGACACCCAGCTGTTCGCCAGGGGCGTCGGCGAGTCGACCGACATCGTCTCCAAGGAGATGTACACCTTCCCCGACAAGGCGGGCCGCTCGCTGACCCTGCGCCCGGAGAGCACCGCGTCCGTCCTGCGCGCGGTGCTCCAGCACGGCCTGCACAACGGCCAGCTGCCGGTCAAGCTGTGGTACTCCGGCAGCCAGTTCCGCTACGAACGCGCCCAGAAGGGCCGCTACCGCCACTTCTGGCAGGTCGGCGCCGAGGCGCTGGGCGCCGAGGACCCGGCGCTCGACGCCGAGCTCATCGTGCTCGGCGTCCAGGGCTTCGCCGCGCTCGGCCTGACCGGGGTGCGGCTGCTGCTCAACTCCCTGGGCGACCGCGCCTGCCGGCCCGCCTACCGGGCCGCGCTGCAGGAGTTCCTGCGCGGCCTCGACCTCGACGCCGACACCCGGGCCCGCATCGACATCAACCCGCTGCGGGTGCTGGACGACAAGCGGCCGGAGGTGCAGGCCCAGCTTGCCGGGGCGCCGCTGGTCGTCGACCACCTGTGCGCCGCCTGCAAGGCCTACCACGAGGAGGTCAGGTCGCTGCTGACGGAGGCCGGGGTGGCGTTCGAGGACGATCCGCGCCTGGTGCGCGGCCTCGACTACTACACGCGGACCACCTTCGAGTTCGTCCACGACGGGCTCGGCTCACAGTCCGCGGTCGGCGGCGGCGGCCGCTACGACGGGCTCAGCGAGATGCTCGGCGGCCCGCCGCTGCCGAGCGTCGGCTGGGCGCTCGGCGTCGACCGCACCTACCTGGCCATGGAGGCCGAGGGACTGCTCGCCGGCGACGCCACCGGGCGCCTCCAGGTGTACGGTGTCCCGCTGGGCGACGACGCCCGCCGCCGGATGTTCCTGCTCGTGGACGAGCTGCGCCGGGCGGGCGTCAGCGCCGACATGGCCTTCGGCGGCAAGGGGCTCAAGGGCGCGATGAAGGGCGCCGGCCGCTCGGGCGCCCGGTTCGCGCTGATCCTCGGTGAGCGCGACCTGGCCGCGCAGGCCGTCCAACTGAAAGACCTGACCACCGCTGAGCAGACCGAGGTGCCGCTGGCCCAGGTCGTCGACGTTCTGAAAGGGAAAGTGCAGTGA
- a CDS encoding MBL fold metallo-hydrolase gives MLIAGFPAGAFQTNCYVIAPAAGEECVIVDPGQDAAAGVDELLREHRLKPVAVLLTHGHLDHVWSVAPVCGARDVPAWIHPDDRHLLSDPAAGWSSSSAELFGGITLSEPDDVRELSDGAVLTLAGLELVVDHTPGHTRGSVSFRSPGEAIMFSGDLLFAGSIGRTDLPGGDYPTILRSLASKCLPLPDDTVVLPGHGPQTTIGHERATNPYLKEAAPHAGPTRGI, from the coding sequence ATGCTCATCGCAGGCTTCCCCGCAGGGGCCTTCCAGACCAATTGTTACGTCATCGCGCCCGCGGCGGGGGAGGAGTGCGTGATCGTCGACCCCGGTCAGGACGCGGCCGCCGGGGTCGACGAGCTGCTGCGCGAGCACCGGCTGAAGCCCGTCGCGGTCCTGCTCACCCACGGACACCTCGACCACGTCTGGTCGGTGGCCCCCGTGTGCGGCGCGCGTGACGTCCCGGCCTGGATCCACCCCGACGACCGCCACCTGCTGTCCGACCCGGCCGCGGGCTGGTCGTCGTCGAGCGCCGAGCTGTTCGGCGGCATCACGCTCAGCGAGCCCGACGACGTCCGCGAGCTGTCCGACGGGGCGGTGCTGACGCTCGCCGGCCTGGAGCTGGTGGTCGACCACACCCCCGGCCATACCAGGGGGTCGGTGAGCTTCCGGTCGCCCGGCGAGGCAATCATGTTCTCGGGCGACCTGCTGTTCGCCGGCTCCATCGGCCGCACCGACCTGCCGGGCGGCGACTACCCGACGATCCTGCGCAGCCTCGCCTCCAAATGCCTGCCGCTGCCTGACGATACGGTCGTCCTGCCGGGACACGGACCACAGACCACGATCGGCCACGAGCGCGCCACCAATCCTTACCTCAAGGAGGCCGCGCCGCACGCCGGTCCCACACGAGGGATCTAA
- a CDS encoding peptidylprolyl isomerase — protein sequence MATGKDRQKQLAREHHERQLQRRIEREQQSRRTAIIGSTVGVVVVVGGIVAAVALLGGDPQPDAAASPSASAPAQETSAPSASPAAGPKPYDAKTGTCDYVADPTGGTVKDVGLPPKKAGTKPATKTMTLKTNLGDIEVKLDNAKAPCTVNSLEFLADKNYYDGSKCHRLGSDQFPMLQCGDPKAKADGKNPTDGQGGPGYVMAEENLEGATYKRGVMAMAKTQAPGSTGSQFFLVYGDIGLTPDYTPVGTITKGLDILDKVNKAGVMAGSGGDGTGAPKETVEIKDVTIAGKS from the coding sequence GTGGCCACGGGGAAGGACCGGCAGAAGCAGCTGGCACGCGAGCACCACGAGCGGCAACTGCAGCGCCGCATCGAGCGCGAGCAGCAGTCCAGGCGCACCGCGATCATCGGCTCCACGGTGGGGGTCGTGGTCGTGGTCGGCGGCATCGTGGCCGCGGTCGCGCTGCTGGGCGGTGACCCGCAGCCCGACGCCGCGGCCTCGCCGTCCGCGTCCGCGCCGGCGCAGGAGACCTCGGCCCCCTCGGCCTCCCCCGCCGCGGGCCCCAAGCCGTACGACGCCAAGACCGGCACCTGCGACTACGTCGCCGACCCGACGGGCGGCACCGTCAAGGACGTGGGCCTGCCGCCGAAGAAGGCCGGCACCAAGCCCGCCACGAAGACCATGACGCTCAAGACCAACCTGGGCGACATCGAGGTCAAGCTGGACAACGCCAAGGCGCCGTGCACGGTCAACTCGCTGGAGTTCCTGGCCGACAAGAACTACTACGACGGCAGCAAGTGCCACCGGCTGGGCAGCGACCAGTTCCCGATGCTGCAGTGCGGCGACCCGAAGGCCAAGGCCGACGGGAAGAACCCGACCGACGGGCAGGGCGGCCCCGGCTACGTGATGGCCGAGGAGAACCTCGAGGGCGCCACCTACAAGCGCGGTGTGATGGCGATGGCCAAGACGCAGGCCCCGGGCAGCACCGGCAGCCAGTTCTTCCTGGTGTACGGCGACATCGGCCTCACCCCTGATTACACGCCGGTGGGTACGATCACGAAGGGACTCGACATCCTGGACAAGGTGAACAAGGCGGGCGTCATGGCAGGCTCGGGCGGGGACGGCACCGGGGCTCCCAAGGAGACGGTCGAAATCAAAGACGTGACAATCGCTGGCAAGAGCTGA
- a CDS encoding DUF349 domain-containing protein → MSTDPWGRVDDDGTVYVRTAEGERAVGSWQAGEPEEALAYFHRKYDELAGQVQLLEQRVRGTDLAPAQAEASIVKLREAVAEAHAVGDLAALTARLDGLSELVAHRREEVKAAREQARAEAREVKERIVAEAERIADETTHWKSGGERLRQLVEEWKAADRIDRVTEAQLWKRMSAARTAFAKRRKAYFAGLDEQREGIRAAKEQIVAEAEAIADSTDWGGTAAVYRELMQRWKSAGRASREVEDELWARFKGAQDQFFQARSAVFAERDASLAANAEVKELLLAEAEKILPVTDVRAARTTLRHLVERWEAAGPVPREQRDRLEGGLRRVDDAVRKAEEAEWKRSNPEARARAQSTVDQLRTSIEQLEKRLAKAEAAGRAKDVKEAEEALTARRSWLEEAERTLAEFS, encoded by the coding sequence GTGAGCACCGACCCGTGGGGCCGGGTAGACGACGACGGCACCGTCTACGTGCGTACGGCTGAGGGAGAGCGCGCCGTCGGCTCCTGGCAGGCCGGTGAACCCGAGGAAGCGCTGGCATACTTCCATCGCAAGTACGACGAGCTGGCCGGCCAGGTCCAGCTGCTGGAGCAGCGGGTCAGGGGCACCGACCTGGCCCCGGCGCAGGCCGAGGCGAGCATCGTCAAGCTGCGCGAGGCCGTCGCCGAGGCCCACGCCGTCGGCGACCTCGCCGCGCTGACGGCCCGCCTGGACGGGCTGTCGGAGCTGGTCGCGCACCGCCGCGAGGAGGTCAAGGCGGCGCGCGAGCAGGCGCGGGCCGAGGCCAGGGAGGTCAAGGAGCGCATCGTCGCCGAGGCCGAGCGCATCGCCGACGAGACCACGCACTGGAAGTCCGGCGGCGAGCGGCTGCGCCAGCTCGTCGAGGAGTGGAAGGCCGCCGACCGCATCGACCGGGTCACCGAGGCGCAGCTGTGGAAGCGGATGTCGGCCGCCCGCACCGCGTTCGCCAAGCGACGCAAGGCCTACTTCGCCGGCCTCGACGAGCAGCGCGAGGGCATCCGGGCCGCCAAGGAGCAGATCGTCGCCGAGGCCGAGGCCATCGCCGACTCCACCGACTGGGGCGGCACGGCCGCCGTCTACCGGGAGCTCATGCAGCGCTGGAAGAGCGCCGGACGGGCCTCGCGCGAGGTGGAGGACGAGCTGTGGGCGCGGTTCAAGGGCGCCCAGGACCAGTTCTTCCAGGCGCGGTCGGCGGTGTTCGCCGAGCGTGACGCCTCGCTCGCGGCCAACGCCGAGGTCAAGGAGCTGCTTCTGGCCGAGGCCGAGAAGATCCTTCCGGTCACCGACGTGCGCGCCGCCCGCACGACGCTGCGCCACCTCGTGGAGCGGTGGGAGGCGGCCGGGCCGGTGCCGCGCGAGCAGCGCGACCGCCTGGAGGGCGGGCTGCGGCGGGTGGACGACGCCGTCCGCAAGGCCGAGGAGGCCGAGTGGAAGCGCTCCAACCCCGAGGCGCGCGCCCGGGCGCAGAGCACGGTCGACCAGCTCCGCACCTCGATCGAGCAGCTCGAGAAGCGGCTGGCCAAGGCGGAGGCGGCCGGCCGGGCCAAGGACGTCAAGGAGGCGGAGGAGGCGCTGACCGCGCGCCGCTCGTGGCTGGAGGAGGCCGAGCGCACGCTCGCCGAGTTCAGCTGA
- the hglS gene encoding 2-oxoadipate dioxygenase/decarboxylase — MVPTWRLRAAFARRLSDMYGSEVPAYTTLLDVAGEVNHEVMRENADAERLGGIDRITAERHGAIRVGTPLEMGQAAQIFAAFGMYPVGFYDLRDATFSAVPVISTAFRPIDAVELARNPFRVFTSLLTTADRRFFDADLQDRLERFLSRRELFTPELLDLARRAERDAGLPHEQAERFLALAVVAFKLSAEPVDRTWYAELERVSAVAADIGGVSSTHINHLTPRVLDIDLLYQRMAARGIAMIDDVQGPPRWDGPDVLLRQTSFRALAEPRKFREPDGSVTTGSLRVRFGEVEARGIALTPAGRALYDELVTETDLRSADHPHVTRQDLARSIWQARFPGDERRLLTERLAYFTYQPATRPPGDRRQPPADVDGLLADGWITAHPIVYEDFLPRSAAGIFQSNLTGEGTRNATVGGAHYDARWLTETIERPVHDPFELYAAQQDESLALTLRALGLTV, encoded by the coding sequence ATGGTTCCCACCTGGCGGCTGCGCGCCGCATTCGCCCGTCGCCTGTCGGACATGTACGGGAGCGAAGTGCCCGCATACACCACGCTCCTCGACGTCGCCGGCGAGGTCAATCACGAGGTGATGCGTGAGAACGCCGACGCCGAGCGTCTGGGCGGCATCGACCGGATCACGGCAGAACGCCACGGTGCGATCCGTGTCGGCACCCCGCTGGAGATGGGCCAGGCGGCCCAGATCTTCGCCGCCTTCGGCATGTACCCCGTGGGCTTCTACGACCTGCGCGATGCGACCTTCAGCGCGGTACCGGTGATCTCCACCGCTTTCCGTCCCATCGACGCCGTCGAACTGGCCCGCAACCCGTTCCGGGTCTTCACCTCGCTGCTCACCACCGCCGACCGGCGCTTCTTCGACGCCGACCTGCAGGACCGCCTGGAGAGGTTCCTCTCCCGCCGCGAACTCTTCACGCCGGAGCTCCTCGACCTGGCCCGCCGCGCCGAACGTGACGCGGGGCTGCCGCACGAGCAGGCCGAACGCTTCCTCGCCCTCGCCGTGGTCGCCTTCAAGCTGTCCGCCGAGCCGGTGGACCGCACGTGGTACGCGGAGCTGGAGCGCGTCTCCGCCGTCGCCGCCGACATAGGCGGCGTCTCCAGCACGCACATCAACCACCTCACGCCGCGCGTGCTCGACATCGACCTGCTCTACCAGCGCATGGCGGCCCGCGGCATCGCCATGATCGATGATGTCCAGGGCCCACCGCGCTGGGACGGCCCGGACGTCCTGCTGCGCCAGACCTCCTTCCGCGCACTCGCCGAGCCGAGGAAGTTCCGCGAACCCGATGGCAGCGTCACCACCGGGTCGCTGCGTGTCCGCTTCGGTGAGGTCGAGGCCCGGGGCATCGCCCTCACCCCGGCCGGCCGCGCCCTGTACGACGAGCTCGTCACCGAAACCGACCTGCGGAGCGCCGACCATCCCCACGTCACCAGGCAGGATCTAGCCCGGAGCATCTGGCAGGCCCGCTTCCCCGGCGACGAGCGCCGGCTGCTCACCGAGCGCCTGGCCTACTTCACCTACCAGCCGGCCACCAGACCTCCCGGCGACCGCCGGCAACCACCCGCGGACGTCGACGGACTCTTGGCAGACGGCTGGATCACCGCCCACCCCATCGTCTACGAGGACTTCCTGCCTCGCTCGGCCGCTGGGATCTTCCAATCCAACCTCACAGGCGAAGGCACCCGGAACGCCACCGTGGGCGGAGCCCACTACGACGCGCGATGGCTCACCGAGACCATCGAGCGGCCCGTGCACGATCCCTTCGAGCTCTACGCGGCACAACAGGACGAGTCCCTGGCCCTGACCCTCCGGGCGCTCGGGCTGACCGTCTAG
- a CDS encoding LysR family transcriptional regulator produces MMNPTHLRTLEVVCRTGSFAIAARELGYTSSGVSQQMAGLERACGLLLFERQAHGIRPTAAADQLVERAGRVLAMLGEFEDEIRDLAAGRVGRLRLGSFPTASVRLVPDALTDLVAGHPAAEILLEEGEPDELAQLLVNGELDAALLYEYGHVPQRWPAGLVTVPLLREALLLLTQRQRANAGEATARLPALRAAQWITSREGTAGAISLERLCAAAGFAPAITRRSDNYDVVRQLVGAGLGVAVVPALGHVPDERVHAEPIASHLAHRRVLVAHRAANVNPLLQPALRAIKAAVATDDPWLAVSGDPGQA; encoded by the coding sequence ATGATGAATCCGACTCATCTGCGCACCCTTGAGGTGGTCTGCCGCACCGGTTCGTTCGCCATCGCGGCGCGCGAGCTCGGCTACACCTCCTCGGGCGTGTCACAGCAGATGGCGGGCCTGGAGCGGGCGTGCGGCCTTCTGCTGTTCGAACGGCAAGCCCACGGCATCCGGCCGACCGCGGCGGCCGACCAGCTCGTGGAGCGGGCCGGCCGCGTGCTGGCGATGCTCGGGGAGTTCGAGGACGAGATACGTGACCTGGCCGCCGGGCGAGTAGGCCGCCTGCGGCTGGGCAGCTTCCCCACGGCCAGCGTGCGCCTGGTGCCCGACGCCCTGACGGACCTGGTGGCAGGCCATCCCGCGGCGGAGATCCTGCTGGAGGAGGGCGAGCCGGACGAACTGGCCCAGCTGCTGGTCAACGGCGAGCTGGACGCTGCCCTGCTGTACGAGTACGGGCACGTGCCTCAGCGGTGGCCGGCGGGGCTGGTGACGGTGCCACTGCTGCGCGAGGCGCTGCTGCTCCTGACGCAGCGTCAGCGCGCGAACGCCGGCGAGGCGACGGCGCGACTGCCGGCACTCCGGGCGGCTCAGTGGATCACCAGCCGGGAGGGCACGGCGGGCGCGATCTCACTGGAGCGCCTGTGCGCGGCCGCCGGCTTCGCGCCCGCCATAACGCGGCGCAGCGACAACTACGACGTCGTGCGCCAACTCGTCGGGGCAGGGTTGGGCGTGGCTGTCGTGCCCGCGTTGGGGCACGTGCCCGACGAACGCGTCCATGCCGAGCCGATCGCCTCTCATCTGGCTCATCGCCGCGTCCTCGTGGCCCACCGCGCGGCCAACGTCAACCCGCTCCTGCAACCCGCGCTGCGGGCGATCAAAGCGGCTGTCGCCACGGACGACCCCTGGCTCGCCGTATCAGGGGACCCAGGGCAAGCGTAG